One window from the genome of Oryza glaberrima chromosome 3, OglaRS2, whole genome shotgun sequence encodes:
- the LOC127767398 gene encoding YTH domain-containing protein ECT4-like isoform X1: protein MAAVAPGAGDQATDMMQKLSLESKKEGATPDATKKPAGMPYGSASAGDAQNTASPVDRSITPLLQEAVNANILYQTNGYGPSAYYYPTGYDGSANEWDSRYAAHDGTEMPPQSVYGDMYGYGYAPYGPYPSGSPAPTVGHDGQSYGAQHYQYPGQYYQQPAPTNASHGINAVNSQSEMPSVAAHQARVPVESAKASANGTANGMANTNSSSLAHKQTHQNVSVANNGSYGGGTLQGGPSANNYGHSGLHSPVQWYDGPVYSNGHQRSNTNSTSYGSNSYSAKNQSQRPTANLMGMHAQIPSSGMGLTSPSYHTRMYPDNRLYGQYGQYGNALKTGLGFGSNMYNSRNNGRWGIVDSKYKPRGRASFGFGSENQDGFTELNRGPRSGGFKHQKQFGPSVTIAVKGQALPSVGKQENSAIPDKGQFNQEGFPVTYKDAKFFVIKSYSEDDVHKSIKYNVWASTPNGNKKLDAGYREAQEKSSECPVFLFFSVNTSGQFVGVAEMVGPVDFEKTVDYWQQDKWNGCFPIKWHVVKDVPNNILKHITLDNNDNKPVTNSRDTQEVKLEQGLEMLKIFKDHISKTSILDDFGFYENRQKLMQEKRAKQQLLQGQGSLDNASHEKEKNAIDGKSTAQKQALSKEGTPIVGEMLNASKSAVESSVTNGN from the exons aTGGCGGCCGTTGCTCCTGGCGCTGGCGACC AGGCTACTGACATGATGCAGAAGCTGTCGTTGGAGAGCAAGAAGGAAGGCGCCACCCCTGACGCTACCAAGAAG CCTGCCGGGATGCCCTATGGATCTGCAAGCGCCGGCGATGCGCAGAACACGGCGTCGCCGGTGGACAGGTCGATCACTCCCCTGCTCCAGGAGGCCGTGAATGCCAACATCTTGTATCAGACCAATGGATATGGACCCTCAGCATATTACTATCCTACTG GTTATGACGGCTCAGCCAATGAATGGGACTCCAGATATGCTGCCCATGATGGAACGGAGATGCCTCCT CAGAGTGTTTATGGTGACATGTATGGATATGGCTATGCTCCCTATGGCCCATATCCTTCTGGTTCTCCTGCCCCAACTGTTGGGCATGATGGCCAGTCATACGGCGCACAGCATTACCAGTACCCTGGTCAATATTATCAGCAACCAGCTCCAACCAATGCAAGCCATGGCATCAATGCTGTCAATTCTCAGTCTGAGATGCCCTCTGTTGCTGCTCACCAGGCACGTGTTCCGGTTGAATCAGCAAAAGCTAGTGCCAATGGGACTGCTAATGGGATGGCAAATACTAACAGTAGTTCATTAGCACATAAGCAAACCCATCAAAATGTATCAGTAGCAAACAATGGTTCATATGGAGGAGGGACTTTGCAAGGTGGACCATCTGCTAACAATTATGGTCACAGTGGTCTTCATTCTCCAGTTCAGTGGTACGATGGGCCAGTCTACTCTAATGGGCATCAGAGATCAAATACTAATTCCACATCTTATGGTTCTAACTCGTATTCAGCAAAAAATCAGAGCCAGCGCCCAACTGCAAACCTCATG GGTATGCATGCACAGATACCTTCGTCGGGAATGGGTTTGACATCTCCTAGTTATCATACCAGGATGTACCCAGACAACAGATTATATGGGCAGTATGGTCAGTATGGGAACGCACTTAAAACTGGGCTTGGTTTCGGATCAAATATGTACAACTCCAGAAATAATGGACGGTGGGGAATTGTTGATAGCAAGTACAAGCCTAGAGGTCGTGCATCTTTTGGTTTTGGCAGTGAGAACCAAGATGGCTTCACTGAGCTTAACAGAGGACCAAGATCTGGAGGATTCAAGCACCAAAAACAGTTTGGACCTTCTGTCACTATTGCTGTGAAGGGCCAAGCCCTCCCCTCAGTCGGGAAACAGGAGAATAGTGCCATTCCAGATAAGGGCCAATTCAACCAGGAAGGTTTTCCAGTAACATACAAAGATGCAAAGTTCTTTGTTATCAAATCTTACAGTGAGGATGATGTGCACAAAAGTATAAAATACAATGTGTGGGCAAGCACTCCTAATGGAAACAAGAAGCTGGATGCTGGATACCGTGAAGCGCAGGAGAAATCCAGTGAATGCCCAgtcttcttgttcttctct GTAAACACAAGTGGCCAGTTTGTTGGTGTTGCTGAAATGGTTGGTCCTGTTGATTTTGAGAAGACAGTGGATTATTGGCAACAAGACAAGTGGAATGGGTGTTTTCCAATCAAGTGGCATGTTGTCAAGGATGTACCCAACAACATCTTGAAGCACATTACATTGGATAACAACGACAATAAGCCTGTGACAAACAGCCGTGACACACAAGAG GTTAAGCTTGAGCAAGGTCTTGAAATGCTCAAGATTTTCAAGGACCACATCAGCAAGACATCAATCTTGGATGATTTTGGTTTTTACGAGAACCGGCAAAAGCTGATGCAGGAGAAGAGAGCTAAGCAGCAACTGCTTCAAGGACAG GGCTCTCTTGACAATGCTTCACATGAAAAGGAGAAGAATGCAATTGATGGGAAATCCACAGCTCAGAAGCAGGCATTGAGCAAGGAGGGCACCCCTATTGTCGGCGAAATGCTGAACGCCTCAAAATCTGCAGTTGAAAGCAGTGTAACAAATGGCAATTAG
- the LOC127767398 gene encoding YTH domain-containing protein ECT4-like isoform X2, whose amino-acid sequence MAAVAPGAGDQATDMMQKLSLESKKEGATPDATKKPAGMPYGSASAGDAQNTASPVDRSITPLLQEAVNANILYQTNGYGPSAYYYPTGYDGSANEWDSRYAAHDGTEMPPSVYGDMYGYGYAPYGPYPSGSPAPTVGHDGQSYGAQHYQYPGQYYQQPAPTNASHGINAVNSQSEMPSVAAHQARVPVESAKASANGTANGMANTNSSSLAHKQTHQNVSVANNGSYGGGTLQGGPSANNYGHSGLHSPVQWYDGPVYSNGHQRSNTNSTSYGSNSYSAKNQSQRPTANLMGMHAQIPSSGMGLTSPSYHTRMYPDNRLYGQYGQYGNALKTGLGFGSNMYNSRNNGRWGIVDSKYKPRGRASFGFGSENQDGFTELNRGPRSGGFKHQKQFGPSVTIAVKGQALPSVGKQENSAIPDKGQFNQEGFPVTYKDAKFFVIKSYSEDDVHKSIKYNVWASTPNGNKKLDAGYREAQEKSSECPVFLFFSVNTSGQFVGVAEMVGPVDFEKTVDYWQQDKWNGCFPIKWHVVKDVPNNILKHITLDNNDNKPVTNSRDTQEVKLEQGLEMLKIFKDHISKTSILDDFGFYENRQKLMQEKRAKQQLLQGQGSLDNASHEKEKNAIDGKSTAQKQALSKEGTPIVGEMLNASKSAVESSVTNGN is encoded by the exons aTGGCGGCCGTTGCTCCTGGCGCTGGCGACC AGGCTACTGACATGATGCAGAAGCTGTCGTTGGAGAGCAAGAAGGAAGGCGCCACCCCTGACGCTACCAAGAAG CCTGCCGGGATGCCCTATGGATCTGCAAGCGCCGGCGATGCGCAGAACACGGCGTCGCCGGTGGACAGGTCGATCACTCCCCTGCTCCAGGAGGCCGTGAATGCCAACATCTTGTATCAGACCAATGGATATGGACCCTCAGCATATTACTATCCTACTG GTTATGACGGCTCAGCCAATGAATGGGACTCCAGATATGCTGCCCATGATGGAACGGAGATGCCTCCT AGTGTTTATGGTGACATGTATGGATATGGCTATGCTCCCTATGGCCCATATCCTTCTGGTTCTCCTGCCCCAACTGTTGGGCATGATGGCCAGTCATACGGCGCACAGCATTACCAGTACCCTGGTCAATATTATCAGCAACCAGCTCCAACCAATGCAAGCCATGGCATCAATGCTGTCAATTCTCAGTCTGAGATGCCCTCTGTTGCTGCTCACCAGGCACGTGTTCCGGTTGAATCAGCAAAAGCTAGTGCCAATGGGACTGCTAATGGGATGGCAAATACTAACAGTAGTTCATTAGCACATAAGCAAACCCATCAAAATGTATCAGTAGCAAACAATGGTTCATATGGAGGAGGGACTTTGCAAGGTGGACCATCTGCTAACAATTATGGTCACAGTGGTCTTCATTCTCCAGTTCAGTGGTACGATGGGCCAGTCTACTCTAATGGGCATCAGAGATCAAATACTAATTCCACATCTTATGGTTCTAACTCGTATTCAGCAAAAAATCAGAGCCAGCGCCCAACTGCAAACCTCATG GGTATGCATGCACAGATACCTTCGTCGGGAATGGGTTTGACATCTCCTAGTTATCATACCAGGATGTACCCAGACAACAGATTATATGGGCAGTATGGTCAGTATGGGAACGCACTTAAAACTGGGCTTGGTTTCGGATCAAATATGTACAACTCCAGAAATAATGGACGGTGGGGAATTGTTGATAGCAAGTACAAGCCTAGAGGTCGTGCATCTTTTGGTTTTGGCAGTGAGAACCAAGATGGCTTCACTGAGCTTAACAGAGGACCAAGATCTGGAGGATTCAAGCACCAAAAACAGTTTGGACCTTCTGTCACTATTGCTGTGAAGGGCCAAGCCCTCCCCTCAGTCGGGAAACAGGAGAATAGTGCCATTCCAGATAAGGGCCAATTCAACCAGGAAGGTTTTCCAGTAACATACAAAGATGCAAAGTTCTTTGTTATCAAATCTTACAGTGAGGATGATGTGCACAAAAGTATAAAATACAATGTGTGGGCAAGCACTCCTAATGGAAACAAGAAGCTGGATGCTGGATACCGTGAAGCGCAGGAGAAATCCAGTGAATGCCCAgtcttcttgttcttctct GTAAACACAAGTGGCCAGTTTGTTGGTGTTGCTGAAATGGTTGGTCCTGTTGATTTTGAGAAGACAGTGGATTATTGGCAACAAGACAAGTGGAATGGGTGTTTTCCAATCAAGTGGCATGTTGTCAAGGATGTACCCAACAACATCTTGAAGCACATTACATTGGATAACAACGACAATAAGCCTGTGACAAACAGCCGTGACACACAAGAG GTTAAGCTTGAGCAAGGTCTTGAAATGCTCAAGATTTTCAAGGACCACATCAGCAAGACATCAATCTTGGATGATTTTGGTTTTTACGAGAACCGGCAAAAGCTGATGCAGGAGAAGAGAGCTAAGCAGCAACTGCTTCAAGGACAG GGCTCTCTTGACAATGCTTCACATGAAAAGGAGAAGAATGCAATTGATGGGAAATCCACAGCTCAGAAGCAGGCATTGAGCAAGGAGGGCACCCCTATTGTCGGCGAAATGCTGAACGCCTCAAAATCTGCAGTTGAAAGCAGTGTAACAAATGGCAATTAG
- the LOC127768812 gene encoding NADPH-dependent aldehyde reductase-like protein, chloroplastic: protein MEASSNTNAMAGVMAPLMLHGRVAIVTGGAGGIGSAVSRHLASLGARVAVAYIGDPAPANELVSGINDGYLRAEEEEKRGPRAIAVEADVSDAARVRALFDAAAAAFGGEIHILVTTAAVLDFAYPALAETSEAAYDAMFGVNARGTFLCCREAANRLARGGRGRIVTFSSSGVGSLRPGYAAYAASKAAVEVMTKILARELRGTGITANAVAPGSTGTPMMYTGKTEEDMARYIAEAPLGRLGMPDDIAPLVGFLASDAGGWINAQVIRCNGGTI from the coding sequence ATGGAGGCGTCGTCGAACACCAACGCCATGGCCGGCGTGATGGCGCCGCTGATGCTGCACGGCCGCGTGGCCATtgtcaccggcggcgccggcggcatcgGGTCGGCCGTGTCGAGGCACCTGGCGTCCCTCGGCGCGCGCGTCGCGGTCGCCTACATCGGGGACCCCGCGCCGGCGAACGAGCTGGTGAGCGGCATCAACGACGGCTACTtgcgcgcggaggaggaagagaagcgCGGGCCGCGGGCCATCGCGGTGGAGGCGGACGTGTCGGACGCGGCGCGGGTGAGGGCGCtgttcgacgcggcggcggcggcgttcggcgGCGAGATCCACATCctggtgacgacggcggccgtgCTGGACTTCGCGTACCCGGCGCTGGCGGAGACGAGCGAGGCGGCGTACGACGCCATGTTCGGCGTGAACGCGCGCGGCACCTTCCTGTGCTGCCGCGAGGCCGCGAACCggctggcgcgcggcggccgggggcgCATCGTGACGTTCTCGTCGTCGGGCGTCGGGTCGCTCCGGCCGGGGTACGCGGCGTACGCGGCGAgcaaggcggcggtggaggtgatGACCAAGATCCTGGCGCGCGAGCTGCGCGGCACGGGGATCACGGCGAACGCGGTGGCGCCCGGGTCCACGGGCACGCCGATGATGTACACCGGCAAGACGGAGGAGGACATGGCGCGGTACATCGCCGAGGCGCCGCTGGGCCGCCTCGGCATGCCCGACGACATCGCGCCGCTCGTCGGCTTCCTCGCCAGCGACGCCGGCGGCTGGATCAACGCCCAGGTCATCCGCTGCAACGGCGGCACTATCTAG